A single window of Colletotrichum destructivum chromosome 9, complete sequence DNA harbors:
- a CDS encoding Putative ferric reductase, NAD binding domain, ferric reductase transmembrane component-like protein, which produces MAGGSGGGPSAFPKLFAQRSRMNHEAMIYYAIILGTLMGIFVAFHLIRLLSQKTRLAAKLSFLAMPFIFISRIIRRVSIRKVPFLPSTGHAALAFVYVAVNIILTLTYIDTSGLPYITVIGARTGWLAIVNILFVVFLALKNTPLGYLTAWSYERLNVLHQIAGYVTMALIIVHGATYSSYFIQQGNLARLRVHEEIYGIVSGFTFLVVVLAGAIVRLWYYELSYILHVSGFAISMVLVGLHQPELSKKIVIITAAGAGLWLFDRGIRLARVVAYSFNNTASVHPLPDGGTRIILKKAPFGASSGEHCFLWIPKIRAFEMHPFTIAAMDPLEFVVNSYDGFTRDLHEYAVRHPGATLKASVEGSYGTFPNPAEYDKVVLVAGGSGASFTVGTALNILKRLTQNSTQSIVLVWMVKEHTRLEWFAHHLARIHESLRSSVLLYVTRVPDSSDSTLAPIVKKERSHSEVTSSEASTPITPATEKFDVERGFPQQPTKVLTRVVSDPEKSGFESDTTATISPLRQIGTPVHINSIPINYGRADVAEIIRRTINEATPDQRVLVMGCGPESLMTQVRNTTASCIRTSGPAVELHCEQFGW; this is translated from the exons ATGGCTGGAGGTAGTGGTGGAGGCCCTTCGGCCTTCCCCAAACTATTTGCTCAACGCAGTCGCATGAACCATGAGGCCATGATATACTACGCCATCATTTTGGGCACTCTCATGGGCATCTTCGTTGCATTCCACCTGATACGCCTCCTTTCCCAGAAGACTCGCCTTGCTGCAAAGCTCTCTTTCCTGGCAATGCCCTTCATCTTTATCTCCCG AATCATCCGTAGAGTTTCTATTCGCAAGGTCCCTTTCCTGCCTTCCACTggccatgccgccctcgcctttGTCTATGTTGCAGTCAATATCATCCTCACCCTAACATACATCGACACATCGGGCTTACCCTACATAACCGTCATTGGAGCTCGTACAGGATG GCTTGCCATCGTGAACATCCTCTTCGTGGTCTTCCTGGCCCTTAAGAACACTCCTCTCGGCTACCTGACAGCCTGGTCCTACGAGCGTCTCAATGTTCTCCATCAAATTGCTGGCTATGTCACAATGGCCTTGATCATCGTACACGGTGCCACCTATTCGTCGTACTTCATTCAGCAGGGGAACCTCGCACGCCTCCGCGTTCACGAGGAGATCTACGGCATCGTTTCCGGTTTCACcttcctcgttgtcgtccttgccGGCGCAATTGTCCGACTGTGGTACTACGAGCTGTCCTACATCCTCCACGTGTCGGGCTTTGCCATCTCGATGGTGCTCGTCGGCCTCCACCAGCCTGAGCTGTCCAAGAAGATTGTAATCATTACGGCTGCCGGCGCTGGCCTCTGGCTCTTTGACCGTGGTATTCGTCTCGCTCGCGTCGTTGCTTATAGTTTCAACAACACGGCCTCTGTTCACCCCCTCCCTGACGGTGGCACCCGTATCATCCTGAAGAAGGCCCCTTTCGGCGCGAGCTCTGGCGAGCATTGCTTCCTGTGGATCCCCAAGATCCGCGCCTTCGAGATGCACCccttcaccatcgccgccatggATCCCCTCGAGTTTGTCGTCAATTCATACGACGGCTTCACCCGCGATCTGCACGAGTACGCCGTCCGCCACCCGGGTGCGACCCTCAAAGCCTCGGTCGAAGGTTCCTACGGCACTTTCCCCAACCCGGCCGAGTACGACAAAGTTGTACTCGTCGCGGGAGGCAGCGGCGCCAGCTTCACGGTTGGCACAGCCCTCAACATTCTCAAGCGGCTCACGCAGAACTCCACCCAGAGTATCGTCCTCGTCTGGATGGTGAAGGAGCACA CCCGTTTAGAGTGGTTCGCTCATCACCTCGCGAGAATCCACGAATCTTTGAGATCGTCCGTTCTCCTTTATGTCACTCGCGTTCCTGACAGCTCTGACTCCACTCTGGCTCCCATTGTCAAGAAAGAGCGCTCCCACTCGGAGGTCACCTCATCTGAGGCATCCACACCCATAACGCCGGCCACAGAGAAGTTTGATGTTGAGAGAGGCTTCCCCCAGCAACCCACCAAGGTTCTTACCCGCGTCGTCTCTGACCCTGAGAAGTCTGGCTTCGAGTCTGATACTACAGCCACCATTTCCCCTCTCCGACAGATCGGGACTCCTGTACATATCAACTCCATCCCGATCAACTACGGTCGAGCCGACGTTGCGGAAATCATTCGCCGTACCATCAACGAGGCTACCCCCGACCAGCGCGTTCTCGTCATGGGTTGTGGTCCCGAGAGCCTGATGACCCAGGTCCGGAACACCACAGCCTCTTGCATCCGTACCTCGGGTCCCGCGGTTGAGTTGCACTGCGAGCAGTTTGGCTGGTAA
- a CDS encoding Putative WD40/YVTN repeat-like-containing domain superfamily: protein MRPVLLAGHERALTQIKYNSDGDLIFSTSKDQQICAWYAHNGERLGTYHGHVGAIWTVDVDPTSTMIASGSADNTMRLWDIKTGKNLKTWEFPTAVKRVEFNEDGTKLLGVTEKRMGFLSNIIVYDINPDPEAEQTDERALTIVCDESKATVAGFSYLTKYIIAGHEDGSVSQYDAKNGDLIYNEPVHELNTPITDLQWSQDRTYFITASKDKTAKLITAKDLEVLKTYTADTPLNSATITPKKDFVILGGGQAAMDVTRTSARQGKFEARFYHKIFEDEVGRVRGHFGPLNTVAADPTGKGYASGGEDGYVRVHQFDKGYFDFMYEVERERKNRQEN, encoded by the exons ATGAGGCCCGTTCTTTTGGCAGGTCACGAGCGTGCGCTCACCCAGATCAA GTACAACTCGGACGGCGACCTCATCTTTTCCACCTCCAAGGACCAGCAGATCTGCGCTTGGTACGCGCACAATGGTGAGCGCCTGGGAACTTACCACGGCCACGTTGGTGCCATCTGGAccgtcgatgtcgacccCACCAGCACCATGATTGCTTCCGGTTCCGCCGACAACACGATGAGACTCTGGGATATCAAGACTGGCAAGAACCTCAAGACCTGGGAGTTCCCCACCGCCGTCAAGCGTGTCGAGTTCAACGAGGACGGTACCAAGCTGCTTGGTGTCACCGAGAAGCGCATGGGTTTCCTCAGCAACATCATCGTCTACGACATCAACCCCgaccccgaggccgagcagaCCGACGAGCGCGCCCTGACCATCGTGTGCGACGAGAGCAaggccaccgtcgccggcttcagcTACCTCACCAAGtacatcatcgccggccacGAGGACGGCTCCGTCTCCCAGTACGATGCCAAG AACGGTGACCTGATCTACAACGAGCCCGTACACGAGCTTAACACGCCCATTACGGATCTCCAGTGGTCGCAGGATAGAACCTACTTCATCACCGCCAGCAaggacaagacggccaag CTTATCACTGCCAaggacctcgaggtcctcaagACCTACACAGCCGATACCCCCCTCAACAGCGCCACCATCACGCCCAAGAAGGACTTTGTCATCCTCGGAGGTGGTCAGGCCGCCATGGACGTCACCCGCACCTCGGCGAGACAAGGAAAGTTCGAGGCGAGATTCTACCACAAGATcttcgaagacgaggttGGCAGAGTCCGTGGTCACTTCGGTCCCCTG AACACCGTCGCCGCAGACCCCACCGGCAAGGGCTACGCATCCGGAGGAGAGGACGGCTATGTCCGTGTCCACCAGTTCGACAAGGGCTACTTCGACTTCATGTACGAGGTCGAGCGGGAACGGAAGAACAGACAGGAGAACtaa
- a CDS encoding Putative formate-tetrahydrofolate ligase, FTHFS, tetrahydrofolate dehydrogenase/cyclohydrolase, translated as MSSLSQLKGTQRLSWPCRLDLPSTSHLRLRTRGLSLMPAALSTQNSLDQPSASRRSLVNLGVDTGRGPSGRRPCRALNPELDRCHSPLTVAAPAYTYPARLTSASVPTSLSSSSSRHPKFYAFGHLRDRAASPFIARTLGSYGTISPNRSFATSSPAMVANKIDGTAIAKQIRESIASDILEKQKLNPRFQPQLTIIQVGDRSDSSTYVRMKQKAAKEANVDCELIQFPESISEPELLDRIYRLNDDPTVHGILVQLPIPKHLDEYVITSAVADEKDVDGFGTRNIGELAKKGGRPFFIPCTPKGVMVLLQEAGVDLKGKNAVVLGRSDIVGSPVSYLLRNADATVTVCHSKTEGLKEHLKAADVVIAAIGQPGFVQGDWLKPGVVVIDVGTNYIPDASKKSGQRLVGDVDYESASQVASHITPVPGGVGPMTVAMLLSNVVDSTVKSFERQKQRKISPLPLHLKEPVPSDIEVSRSQNPKQITRLAKEVGIASHELEPYGAYKAKVDLSLLKRLDHRRNGKYVVVTGITPTPLGEGKSTTTMGIAQALGAHLGRVTFANVRQPSQGPTFGIKGGAAGGGYSQVIPMDEFNLHLTGDIHAITAANNLLAAAIETRMFHENTQKDGPLYKRLVPAKNGKRVFAPVMAPRLKKLGIEKTNPDDLTEEEIRRFARLDIDPETITWRRVLDVNDRHLRGITVGAAPTEKGHTRETGFDISVASECMAILALSTDLADMRRRLGSMVVASSRSGDPVTCDDIGAGGALTALMRDAIKPNLMQTLEGTPVFVHAGPFANISVGNSSILADKMALKIVGTEPDEDHAEKAGFVVTEAGFDFTMGGERFFNIKCRASGLVPDVVVVVATVRALKVHGGGPPIAPGAPLNAVYKQENVDILRAGCVNLKKHIENAKSYGIPVVVAINKFVTDTDAEIAVIREEAIAAGAEDAILSNHWAEGGKGAIELGKGVIAASEKPKDFKLLYDLEGSVQERIEAIGKKMYGAAAVEFSELAQKKVDTYTKQGFGNLPICVAKTQYSLSHDPDLKGAPTGFTVPIRDVRMAAGAGYLYALAADIQTIPGLPTAPGYLNVDVDTETGEIDGLF; from the exons ATGTCGTCCCTCAGCCAGTTGAAGGGCACGCAGAGGCTGTCTTGGCCATGCCGCCTCGATTTGCCCAGCACGTCGCACCTTCGGCTTAGAACCCGCGGGTTGTCCCTGATGCCTGCAGCATTGTCCACTCAGAACTCACTGGATCAACCTTCTGCATCTCGCCGGTCACTGGTGAACCTTGGGGTAGACACGGGGCGGGGCCCATCAGGCCGCCGGCCCTGCAGAGCGCTAAATCCCGAGTTAGACCGCTGTCACTCACCCCTCACTGTCGCTGCTCCTGCTTACACCTATCCCGCGCGCTTGACTTCGGCGTCCGTCCCGACATCTTtatcttcctcttcctcccgtcATCCCAAATTCTACGCGTTTGGACACCTGCGAGATCGAGCTGCATCTCCGTTCATTGCACGGACACTGGGCTCCTACGGCACAATCTCCCCCAATAGGTCCTTTGCGACATCATCTCCGGCAATGGTCGCCAACAAGATCGATggcaccgccatcgccaagcaGATCCGGGAATCTATCGCCAGCGACATTctcgagaagcagaagctgaacCCTAGGTTCCAGCCGCAGCTGACCATTATTCAAG TCGGCGACAGATCGGACTCAA GCACCTACGTGCGCATGAAGCAAAAGGCTGCAAAGGAG GCAAACGTCGACTGCGAGCTTATCCAGTTTCCCGAGTCTATTTCCGAGCCCGAACTTCTTGATCGCATCTACCGCCTCAATGACGACCCCACTGTCCACGGTATCTTGGTTCAATTGCCCATTCCCAAGCACCTCGATGAGTACGTCATCACATCTGCCGTTGCAGACGAGAAGGATGTCGACGGTTTCGGTACGAGGAACATTGGCGAGCTCGCCAAAAAGGGCGGTCGCCCCTTCTTCATCCCCTGCACTCCCAAGGGCGTCATGGTCCTGTTGCAGGAGGCCGGCGTGGACCTGAAGGGCAAGAATGCTGTCGTGCTTGGACGTAGTGACATCGTCGGCAGCCCTGTGAGCTACCTCCTCCGTAACGCGGACGCCACTGTCACCGTATGCCACTCCAAGACCGAGGGCTTGAAGGAGCATCTCAAGGCTGCTGATGTAGTCATTGCGGCCATTGGCCAGCCCGGCTTTGTCCAAGGCGACTGGCTCAAGCCCGGCGTTGTCGTTATCGACGTCGGCACAAACTACATCCCCGACGCCTCCAAGAAGTCGGGACAGCGTCTCGTCGGAGACGTTGACTACGAGTCGGCTTCCCAGGTTGCTTCTCACATCACACCGGTCCCTGGCGGTGTTGGTCCCATGACCGTTGCCATGCTGCTGTCCAACGTTGTGGACTCTACTGTCAAGTCTTTTGAGAGACAAAAGCAGAGAAAGATCTCGCCTCTGCCGTTGCATCTCAAGGAGCCCGTCCCCTCTGATATCGAGGTCTCGAGATCTCAAAACCCCAAGCAGATCACTCGTctggccaaggaggtcgGCATTGCCTCCCACGAGCTCGAGCCGTACGGTGCCTACAAGGCCAAGGTTGATCTCAGTCTCTTGAAGCGACTTGACCACCGCCGCAATGGCAAGTATGTTGTCGTCACGGGCATCACTCCCACGCCGCTTGGCGAGGGCAAGTCCACCACCACAATGGGCATTGCGCAGGCTCTGGGTGCCCACCTTGGCCGCGTCACTTTCGCAAACGTCCGCCAGCCCAGTCAAGGCCCGACCTTCGGTATCAAGGGCGGTGCCGCAGGTGGCGGCTACAGCCAGGTCATTCCCATGGACGAGTTCAACCTTCATTTGACTGGAGACATCCACGCCATCACCGCGGCGAACAACCTTCTCGCTGCTGCGATTGAGACCCGCATGTTCCACGAAAACACTCAGAAGGACGGCCCCCTTTACAAGCGCCTCGTGCCCGCCAAGAACGGCAAGAGAGTGTTTGCGCCTGTCATGGCGCCTCGCCTCAAGAAGCTTGGCATCGAAAAGACCAACCCCGACGACctgaccgaggaggagatccgCCGCTTCGCCCGCCTGGATATCGATCCCGAAACCATCACATGGAGACGTGTGCTGGACGTCAACGACCGTCACCTGCGGGGTATCACTGTCGGCGCCGCGCCGACCGAAAAGGGCCACACCCGTGAGACTGGCTTCGACATCTCGGTTGCCAGCGAGTGCATGGCCATTCTTGCTCTCAGCACTGACCTGGCGGATATGCGCAGACGTCTGGGAAGCATGGTCGTTGCCAGCTCCAGGAGCGGCGACCCTGTCACCTGTGATgacatcggcgccggcggcgctctCACTGCCTTGATGAGGGATGCCATCAAGCCCAACCTCATGCAGACTCTGGAGGGCACTCCCGTGTTTGTCCACGCTGGGCCCTTTGCCAACATCAGTGTCGGAAACAGCTCCATCTTGGCCGACAAGATGGCCCTCAAGATTGTCGGTACCGAGCCCGATGAGGATCACGCTGAGAAGGCTGGTTTCGTCGTTACAGAGGCTGGTTTCGACTTCACCATGGGTGGAGAGCGTTTCTTCAATATCAAGTGCCGCGCTTCTGGACTTGTGCCcgacgtcgttgtcgtcgtcgccactGTTCGTGCTCTCAAGGttcacggcggcggccctcCGATCGCGCCCGGTGCGCCCCTCAATGCGGTCTACAAGCAGGAGAACGTCGATATTCTCCGCGCTGGCTGCGTCAACCTAAAGAAGCACATTGAGAATGCCAAGTCGTACGGCATCCCTGTCGTTGTTGCCATCAACAAGTTCGTCACGGACACTGACGCTGAAatcgccgtcatccgcgaggaggccatcgccgccggtgccgaggacgccatTCTCTCCAACCActgggccgagggcggcaagggcgctatcgagctgggcaagggcgtcatcgccgccagcgaGAAGCCCAAGGACTTCAAGCTGCTGTACGATCTTGAGGGCTCTGTCCAGGAGCGTATCGAGGCCATTGGAAAGAAGATGTATGGCGCGGCTGCTGTCGAGTTCAGCGAACTCGCTCAGAAGAAGGTCGATACCTACACCAAGCAGGGCTTCGGGAACCTCCCTATCTGCGTCGCCAAGACGCAATATTCCCTGTCTCACGACCCTGACCTGAAGGGCGCTCCCACTGGCTTCACTGTCCCTATCCGGGACGTCAGAATGGCCGCTGGTGCAGGTTATCT ATacgctctcgccgccgataTCCAGACCATCCCCGGTCTGCCTACGGCTCCTGGTTACCTGAACGTTGACGTTGACACTGAGACCGGTGAGATCGATGGCCTGTTCTAA
- a CDS encoding Putative SANT/Myb domain, helicase, Homeobox-like domain superfamily, ISWI, HAND, with the protein MAPRSRAAAVDTDASMSDAAEAHPVEAMEVDETPDYTDSDTNANTTASSVVGEPLGDGRKRRSEANQLRRSIFGKKHDRLGESKEEDSIRRFRYLLGLTDLFRHFIETNPNPKIREIMTEIDRQNAEASKSKKKGSRQGGASNERLRRTEAEEDAELLQDEKHGGSAETVFRESPAFIQGQMRDYQVAGLNWLISLHENGISGILADEMGLGKTLQTIAFLGYLRHIMGITGPHIVIVPKSTLDNWKREFEKWTPEVHVLVLQGAKEERNALINDRLVNEDFDVCITSYEMVLREKGHLKKFAWEYIIIDEAHRIKNEESSLAQVIRVFNSRNRLLITGTPLQNNLHELWALLNFLLPDVFGDSEAFDQWFSGREQDQDTVVQQLHRVLRPFLLRRVKSDVEKSLLPKKEVNVYLGMSEMQIKWYQKILEKDIDAVNGANGKRESKTRLLNIVMQLRKCCNHPYLFEGAEPGPPYTTDEHLIYNAGKMVVLDKLLTRMRKQGSRVLIFSQMSRLLDILEDYCVFREYKYCRIDGGTAHEDRIAAIDEYNKPGSEKFIFLLTTRAGGLGINLTTADIVVLYDSDWNPQADLQAMDRAHRIGQTKQVVVYRFVTDNAIEEKVLERAAQKLRLDQLVIQQGRAQVAAKAAANKDELLSMIQHGAEKVFQNKGANAMLANKGADLDDDDIDNILASGESRTKELNAKYEKLGIDDLQNFTSESAYTWNGEDFKTNKKDIGMNWINPAKRERKEQSYSMDKYFRQAMYPPKEKDTKPKAPRAPKQVPVHDYQFYPPRLRDLQDRETAFYRKEIGYKIPLADGDDDNLDEREAERALDQQEIDSATPLTEEEQEEKQRLSQQGFGEWNRRDFQQFINASGRYGRNDYENIAEDIDNKTAAEVKQYAKVFWQRYTEIADYNKYIKVIEDGEERMRKIEHQRKLLRKKMSQYRVPLQQLKINYSVSTTNKKVYTEEEDRFLLVLLDKLGIDSPGLYEKMRDEIADSPLFRFDWFFLSRTPVELSRRCTTLLTTIVKEFEDVHPTKGSNGVNGKAKREADDEENDEDSILGMAPAKKKSKNGVKNKALDNVKSEAGSKNTSAAPSRASSVTSTKSATNAKSKSKGKKK; encoded by the exons ATGGCGCCTCGCTCAAGAGCTGCTGCGGTCGACACTGACGCGTCAATGTCGGACGCTGCAGAGGCTCATCCAGTGGAAGCAATG GAAGTCGACGAGACACCCGACTACACCGACTCAGACACCAATGCGAACACCACTGCCAGTAGTGTTGTGGGCGAACCTCTTGGCGATGGCCGCAAGAGACGGTCTGAGGCCAACCAGCTTCGTCGCAGCATCTTCGGCAAGAAGCATGATCGCTTAGGTGAATCAAAG GAAGAAGACAGTATTCGACGATTTCGATACCTGCTGGGCCTCACGGACCTCTTTCGCCATTTTATCGAAACGAACCCCAATCCTAAGATTCGGGAAATCATGACCGAGATCGACCGACAGAACGCAGAAGCATcaaagagcaagaagaaaggTTCGCGACAGGGCGGCGCTAGCAACGAGCGACTGCGTCGGACTGAGGcggaggaagatgccgagcTGCTCCAAGACGAGAAGCATGGTGGCTCTGCCGAGACCGTCTTCCGCGAGTCGCCCGCCTTCATTCAAGGCCAGATGAGAGATTACCAGGTCGCCGGTCTCAACTGGCTAATTTCTCTCCACGAAAATGGTATCTCTGGCATTCTTGCCGACGAGATGGGTCTTGGCAAGACCCTACAAACAATTGCGTTCTTGGGCTACCTGAGACACATTATGGGTATTACAGGACCAcacatcgtcatcgtcccgAAGTCGACATTGGACAACTGGAAGCGAGAGTTCGAGAAGTGGACACCCGAGGTCCACGTACTGGTACTGCAGGGCGCGAAGGAAGAGCGCAACGCACTCATCAACGATCGGTTGGTCAACGAAGACTTCGATGTCTGCATCACGAGTTATGAAATGGTTTTGCGCGAGAAGGGCCATCTAAAGAAGTTCGCATGGGAgtacatcatcatcgacgaaGCTCACCGCATCAAGAACGAGGAGTCATCACTGGCCCAGGTCATCCGTGTTTTCAACTCCCGAAACCGCCTTTTGATCACCGGTACACCCCTCCAGAACAACCTGCACGAGCTGTGGGCTCTGCTCAACTTCTTGCTTCCCGACGTCTTCGGTGACTCCGAGGCCTTTGACCAGTGGTTCTCTGGCCGAGAACAGGACCAGGACACTGTTGTCCAACAACTCCATCGTGTACTGAGACCCTTCTTGCTCCGAAGGGTCAAGAGCGATGTCGAGAAGAGCCTTTTGCCAAAGAAGGAGGTCAACGTCTACCTTGGCATGTCCGAGATGCAGATCAAGTGGTATCAGAAGATTCTCGAGAAGGACATAGACGCTGTCAACGGTGCCAACGGAAAGCGAGAGTCCAAGACGAGATTGCTGAACATCGTCATGCAGTTGCGAAAGTGCTGCAACCATCCTTACCTCTTTGAAGGCGCCGAGCCCGGCCCACCGTACACCACCGATGAGCATCTTATTTACAATGCCGGCAAGATGGTCGTTCTGGACAAGTTGCTTACCAGGATGCGAAAGCAGGGCAGCAGAGTCCTTATCTTCTCGCAGATGAGCCGTCTCTTGGACATCCTTGAAGACTACTGTGTGTTCAGGGAGTACAAGTACTGCCGCATTGACGGTGGGACGGCCCATGAGGATCGTATTGCCGCCATTGACGAGTACAACAAGCCAGGCTCTGAAAAGTTCATCTTCTTGCTCACGACGAGAGCAGGTGGTCTGGGCATCAACCTCACCACTGCCGACATTGTTGTGCTTTACGACAGCGATTGGAATCCTCAGGCCGATTTGCAAGCCATGGATCGTGCTCATCGTATCGGTCAGACCAAGCAGGTCGTGGTGTATCGTTTCGTGACTGATAATGCGATTGAGGAGAAGGTCTTGGAAAGAGCCGCTCAGAAGCTGCGTCTCGATCAACTTGTtatccagcaaggccgtGCTCAGGTGGCGGcaaaggccgccgccaacaaggATGAGCTTCTCTCCATGAtccagcacggcgccgagaaggTCTTCCAAAACAAGGGCGCCAACGCCATGCTCGCGAACAAGGGCGCTGAcctggacgatgacgataTCGACAACATTCTCGCCTCGGGTGAATCGAGGACGAAGGAACTCAACGCCAAATATGAAAAGCTCGGAATCGATGACCTGCAGAACTTCACGTCCGAGTCTGCCTACACCTGGAACGGTGAGGATTTCAAGACCAACAAGAAGGACATTGGCATGAACTGGATCAACCCCGCCAAGCGTGAGCGAAAGGAGCAGTCCTATTCTATGGATAAATACTTCCGCCAGGCCATGTATCCTCCCAAGGAAAAGGACACCAAACCCAAGGCCCCGAGAGCTCCGAAGCAGGTCCCTGTGCACGATTACCAGTTCTATCCGCCTAGATTGCGCGATCTCCAGGACCGTGAAACGGCGTTCTATCGCAAGGAGATCGGTTACAAAATTCCgcttgccgatggcgatgacgacaacCTTGACGAGCGTGAGGCGGAGCGTGCGCTAGATCAGCAAGAGATCGATAGCGCCACGCCGctcaccgaggaggagcaggaggagaagcagcgtCTTTCACAGCAAGGCTTTGGTGAATGGAATCGACGCGACTTCCAGCAGTTCATTAACGCCTCAGGCCGTTACGGCCGCAACGACTACGAAAATATCGCAGAGGATATCGATAACAAGACCGCGGCCGAAGTCAAGCAGTATGCCAAGGTCTTTTGGCAGCGGTACACCGAAATTGCCGACTACAACAAGTACATCAAAGTCAttgaagacggcgaggagcggATGCGCAAGATTGAGCACCAGAGGAAGCTGCTTCGCAAGAAGATGTCTCAGTACCGCGTCCCCTTGCAGCAGCTTAAGATCAACTACTCCGTATCCACCACGAACAAGAAGGTGTacacggaggaggaggacaggTTCTTGCTGGTTcttctcgacaagcttgGCATCGACTCCCCCGGTCTTTACGAGAAAATGCGAGACGAGATCGCAGACAGCCCTCTATTCCGTTTTGACTGGTTCTTCCTTAGCAGGACGCCCGTCGAGCTGAGCCGTCGCTGCACCACGCTGTTGACAACTATCGTGAAGGAGTTCGAGGATGTTCATCCTACGAAGGGTTCGaacggcgtcaacggcaaaGCCAAAAGAGaagccgatgacgaggagaacgACGAGGATAGCATTCTCGGCATGGCcccggcgaagaagaagtcaAAGAACGGCGTTAAG AACAAGGCACTAGACAATGTCAAGTCGGAGGCCGGAAGCAAGAACACATCAGCAGCTCCTTCAAGGGCGTCCAGCGTCACCTCGACCAAGTCTGCCACCAATGCCAAGAGTAAatccaagggcaagaagaaatAG